AAAAGATACGTAATAACAGTAAAAATAGGCATAAATTCCACAGAATCTATTAGTGTACTCGAGTATCTAGAAATGTGCTTGATAAAAATGCATGAAAGAACAATGATACCAAACAGGTATATGAAACTTCGCTAAGATCTCACAGCCAATCCACTAGAATAGAACGACCCAACCAACACATAAGAAAACTGCAATTCGATAAATGTTCATCGCCCACGGGGCGGAGGTTCATAAGAACCCCATTCCCTTCCTAGATTGCATATAAAGCTTGGAAGAGAACACTGCAAGACGGCCAAGGaaagaggcagaggctgCCACTGACGAAGTAGCTAATGAGTCTCTGCAGAAGGTGAACAAGCTGGCCGCGGTCCTGCGGACAACTGTGCTTGCGCATTCAAGGAGAGGATAATCTGCAACTCCAGATCCCGGCACATCCAATGTACCGCGACTGCCAATTGGCAGTCTGCCCACCGAATCGTGTAAGGTTTGGCGAACTTGCTGATCGCCTGATCTTAGTCCGGTGGACTGTGATCTGGGGGATTGTTGCGTAGGTCGTTGCGTAGATCTTTGCGTGTGTTGTTGCACGGATTGACTGCGCTTGTCTCTATAGACATCGGGTACATTCAGCAAGCCTCCGCTTGTTGTAACAAGCAATTGCGTGTTCTGTGCAGTTGCTCTATTGTGGCCTGTAGGCGAAACAAATGGCTGTGCCGATAGCGTGCGTGATATATTCGTCTTGAGCATATCTACTGCTTGTCTCTGTGTAACCTGGTCGCGAACGCCGGTACCTCTGTTGTGGCTTGTAGGCGAGACACATGGTTGTACCGGTAGCGTGCGTGATACATTCGGCTTGCGCATATCTACCGGTTGTCTCACTGTGACCTGGTCGCGGACGCCGGCTGGTGCCAGCGGGTGCGTAGGAGACAGATCCGGAAGCGGTACCCGTGTAGGTTGCGTCGGTGGTCTTAGTGGATCGACATTCGTAAAGCCTGTCGGGCTGTGGACAGAGCGTTGTAGCGACGACTTGGTCGCAAGTAATCTCTCATGGTTCGTGCGCAAGTGAGATAGCGTGCTGGCGTCAGCACGTGAAGCATTAACATTGAGCTGAGAAGTTCCTGCCGCGGCTGCTGCGGCCTTCTCGAGGCAGTTACACTGTCCCATATTCGTTAATAAACTGCTATATGATTGCAAGGTGGACAACGGCTTACCCTCTTGTGTTGCTTGCGATGTTTCTCGCAGACCCCATACTTCCTAGCCTTGATGTAGTTCTCCTTCTGAGCTCTCGACctcggcttctgcttctttggcaCATTGGTGGTTGTGTTCATGTTGAGATCCAACACCAACTGCATGGAGCCAGTCCCAGGCTCCGAC
This genomic interval from Aspergillus puulaauensis MK2 DNA, chromosome 7, nearly complete sequence contains the following:
- a CDS encoding uncharacterized protein (COG:S;~EggNog:ENOG410PYG0); protein product: MSTDHLLYPMEFSSHQDEWLEFDSLFQLPSEYLDSNPTSVESISPRDLDQSFADTEFLNWDSDPAMFSQAMFPEFTTSCEAPVEGLDPSALDFQSFINPNAVLQPTSQDQFVDAGSESAWIPETQDFGAPSSFRYMVESQAALDTRCFSQKEKRRDASIALHLQRFQDTPSNNLLSSPNWSESSLDVTQYERSSTTSTTPPVSDSQNSSSPVSGSEPGTGSMQLVLDLNMNTTTNVPKKQKPRSRAQKENYIKARKYGVCEKHRKQHKRCNCLEKAAAAAAGTSQLNVNASRADASTLSHLRTNHERLLATKSSLQRSVHSPTGFTNVDPLRPPTQPTRVPLPDLSPTHPLAPAGVRDQVTVRQPVDMRKPNVSRTLPVQPCVSPTSHNRGTGVRDQVTQRQAVDMLKTNISRTLSAQPFVSPTGHNRATAQNTQLLVTTSGGLLNVPDVYRDKRSQSVQQHTQRSTQRPTQQSPRSQSTGLRSGDQQVRQTLHDSVGRLPIGSRGTLDVPGSGVADYPLLECASTVVRRTAASLFTFCRDSLATSSVAASASFLGRLAVFSSKLYMQSRKGMGFL